A stretch of Phragmites australis chromosome 12, lpPhrAust1.1, whole genome shotgun sequence DNA encodes these proteins:
- the LOC133887439 gene encoding leucine-rich repeat receptor-like serine/threonine-protein kinase BAM1 encodes MRPSPPLILVLLLHFALSSTNGVASGNGDALRGDAMALLSLKAALNCRPHALRSWSAGNAVSVCAWTGVRCAGGRVVAVDIANMNVSTGAPVSAVVTGLDALENISLAGNGIVGVVAASSLPALRHVNVSGNQLGGGLDVWDFASLPGLEVFDAYDNNFSSSLPLGVAALPRLGYLDLGGNYFTGAIPPAYGGMPALQYLSLSGNNLQGAIPAALGNLTTLRELYLGYYNVFDGGVPPALGRLRNLTVMDISNCGLTGRIPAELGALSSLDTLFLHTNQLSGAIPPELGNLTSLTALDLSNNALTSEVPRSLASLASLRLLNLFLNRLHGPVPDFVAALPRLETVQLFMNNLTGRVPAGLGANSALRLVDLSSNRLTGVIPETLCASGELSTAILMNNFLFGPIPGSFGSCTSLTRVRLGQNYLNGTIPAGLLYLPRLNLLELQNNLLSGPVSSNPSLSPAGSQLAQLNLSNNLLSGPLPSTLANLTALETLLISNNRLGGAVPPEIGELRRLVKLDLSGNALSGPIPEAVGRCAELTYLDLSRNNLSGPIPEAIAGIRVLNYLNLSRNTLENKIPAAIGAMRSLTAADFSYNDLAGQLPDTGQLGYLNATAFAGNPRLCGPVLNRPCNYSAGAATAAPRRNGTGDLKLVLALGLLACSVVFAAAAVLRARSYRGGPDGGGAWRFTAFHKVDFGIAEVIECMKDGNVVGRGGAGVVYAGRARSGGAIAVKRLQGSGAAAAWAPGGGRHDHGFRAEIRTLGSIRHRNIVRLLAFCTNQEANVLVYEYMGNGSLGELLHGKGGGFLAWDRRYRIALEAARGLCYLHHDCTPMIVHRDVKSNNILLGDNFEAHVADFGLAKFLRSGTGATSECMSAVAGSYGYIAPEYAYTLRVDEKSDVYSYGVVLLELITGRRPVGDFGEGVDIVQWAKRTTDGRREGVPGIVDRRLGTAPVDEVAHLFFVSMLCVQENSVERPTMREVVQMLSEFPRHASTQTSPSSSSLSPAVATAEGEVKRESSPAGKEPANCYKLFPDLLA; translated from the exons ATGAGGCCCTCACCACCTCTGATCTTGGTCTTGCTCTTGCATTTCGCTCTCTCGTCCACCAATGGCGTCGCAAGTGGAAATGGCGATGCCCTGCGTGGCGATGCGATGGCGTTGCTCTCCCTCAAGGCCGCCCTCAACTGCCGCCCGCACGCTCTGCGGTCGTGGTCGGCGGGCAATGCCGTGTCGGTGTGCGCGTGGACGGGCGTGCGGTGCGCCGGGGGCCGGGTGGTCGCCGTCGACATCGCCAACATGAACGTGTCCACGGGCGCGCCCGTGTCGGCCGTGGTGACAGGGCTCGACGCGCTCGAGAACATCTCCCTCGCCGGGAACGGCATCGTGGGCGTGGTGGCCGCGTCCTCGCTCCCGGCGCTCCGGCACGTCAACGTCTCCGGGAACCAGCTCGGCGGCGGGCTCGACGTCTGGGACTTCGCGTCGCTCCCTGGCCTCGAGGTGTTCGATGCCTACGACAACAACTTCTCGTCCTCTCTCCCGCTCGGCGTCGCGGCGCTGCCGCGGCTCGGGTACCTGGACCTCGGCGGCAACTACTTCACCGGCGCCATACCGCCGGCGTACGGCGGGATGCCGGCGCTGCAGTACCTGTCCCTCAGCGGTAACAACCTGCAGGGCGCCATCCCGGCGGCGCTTGGCAACCTCACGACCCTCAGGGAGCTGTACCTCGGGTACTACAACGTGTTCGACGGCGGCGTCCCCCCGGCGCTCGGCCGACTTCGCAACCTCACGGTGATGGACATCTCCAACTGCGGCCTAACCGGCCGCatcccggcggagctcggcgcgCTTTCATCCCTCGACACGCTCTTCCTCCACACCAACCAGCTCTCCGGCGCCATCCCGCCGGAGCTCGGCAACCTCACGTCTCTCACCGCGCTGGACCTCTCCAACAACGCGCTCACCAGCGAGGTCCCGCGCTCCCTGGCGTCGCTCGCCTCGCTCCGGCTGCTGAACCTGTTCCTGAACCGCCTCCACGGCCCAGTCCCCGACTTCGTGGCCGCGCTGCCGCGGCTGGAGACGGTGCAGCTCTTCATGAACAACCTCACCGGTCGCGTCCCCGCTGGGCTTGGCGCCAACTCCGCGCTCCGGCTGGTCGACCTGTCGTCAAACCGGCTCACCGGGGTGATCCCGGAGACGCTGTGCGCGTCCGGCGAGCTTAGCACGGCCATCCTCATGAACAATTTCCTGTTCGGGCCCATCCCCGGCTCGTTCGGCTCGTGCACGAGCCTGACCCGGGTCCGGCTCGGCCAGAACTACCTCAACGGCACCATCCCGGCCGGCCTGCTCTACCTGCCGCGGCTCAACCTGCTCGAGCTCCAGAACAACCTGCTCTCCGGCCCGGTCTCCTCGAACCCGAGCCTGAGCCCGGCCGGTTCGCAGCTGGCTCAGCTCAACCTGTCCAACAACCTGTTGTCCGGGCCGCTGCCTAGCACGCTGGCCAACCTCACCGCTCTGGAGACTCTGCTCATAAGCAACAACCGGCTCGGCGGCGCCGTGCCGCCGGAGATTGGGGAGCTCCGGAGGCTCGTGAAGCTCGACCTCAGCGGCAACGCGTTGTCTGGACCGATACCGGAGGCCGTCGGGCGGTGCGCGGAGCTCACGTACCTCGACCTCAGCAGGAACAACCTGTCCGGGCCGATCCCAGAGGCGATCGCCGGCATAAGGGTGCTGAATTACCTCAACCTGTCGAGGAACACGCTCGAGAACAAGATCCCGGCGGCTATCGGGGCGATGAGAAGCCTCACGGCTGCGGATTTCTCCTACAACGACCTGGCCGGCCAGCTGCCCGACACGGGCCAGCTGGGGTACCTGAACGCGACGGCGTTCGCTGGCAACCCGAGGCTGTGCGGGCCGGTGCTGAACCGGCCGTGCAACTACAGCGCCGGTGCTGCGACGGCGGCGCCGCGACGGAACGGGACAGGGGACCTGAAGCTGGTGCTCGCGCTGGGGCTGCTCGCGTGCTCGGTGGTGttcgcggcggcggccgtgctgCGCGCGCGGTCGTACCGCGGCGGgcccgacggcggcggcgcgtggcGGTTCACGGCGTTCCACAAGGTGGACTTCGGCATCGCGGAGGTGATCGAGTGCATGAAGGACGGGAACGTGGTcgggcgcggcggcgccggcgtggTGTACGCTGGGCGGGCCCGCTCCGGCGGCGCCATCGCCGTGAAGCGCCTCCAGGGTTCGGGAGCCGCGGCGGCGTGGGCCCCCGGCGGCGGGCGGCACGACCACGGGTTCCGCGCGGAGATCCGGACGCTGGGCAGCATCCGGCACCGGAACATCGTGCGGCTCCTGGCGTTCTGCACGAACCAGGAGGCGAACGTGCTGGTGTACGAGTACATGGGCAACGGCAGCCTCGGGGAGTTGCTCCACGGCAAGGGCGGCGGGTTCCTGGCCTGGGACCGGCGGTACCGGATCGCGCTGGAGGCGGCGCGCGGGCTCTGCTACCTCCACCACGACTGCACCCCGATGATCGTGCACCGCGACGTCAAGTCCAACAACATCCTCCTCGGCGACAACTTCGAGGCCCACGTCGCCGACTTCGGCCTCGCCAAGTTCCTCCGCTCCGGTACCGGCGCCACCTCCGAGTGCATGTCCGCCGTCGCCGGCTCCTACGGCTACATCGCCCCTG AGTACGCGTACACTTTACGGGTGGACGAGAAGAGCGATGTGTACAGCTACGGCGTGGTCCTCCTCGAGCTCATCACGGGCCGACGACCTGTGGGGGACTTCGGGGAAGGGGTGGACATCGTGCAATGGGCGAAGCGGACCACGGATGGGCGGCGGGAGGGCGTGCCGGGGATCGTGGACCGCCGGCTCGGCACGGCGCCCGTGGACGAGGTGGCGCACCTCTTCTTCGTGTCCATGCTCTGCGTCCAGGAGAACAGCGTTGAGCGGCCGACGATGAGGGAGGTGGTGCAGATGCTGTCCGAGTTCCCCCGCCATGCGTCCACCCAAACGTCTCCATCTTCGTCGTCGTTGTCCCCGGCGGTGGCAACGGCGGAGGGGGAGGTGAAGAGGGAGAGCAGTCCCGCCGGGAAGGAGCCGGCCAACTGCTACAAGCTATTCCCGGACCTGCTGGCCTGA